One stretch of Echeneis naucrates chromosome 11, fEcheNa1.1, whole genome shotgun sequence DNA includes these proteins:
- the grhl2b gene encoding grainyhead-like transcription factor 2b isoform X4: protein MSQETDNKRLVVVVPNESSFPSVRRAYTSEDEAWRSYLENPLTAATKAMMSINGDEDSANALGLLYDYYKVPKEKRLLPVSKVVEITEEQEKRSMLPSNHNSQSEVETVDNRVQVLKSVPVNLSLNPEHQETKREQFSSSTGTVAGSGAVVKAEVYTSVFTTGPGLHYRVDGEETARVIHEQNPFEVTAVSHSSYVKEDQQSPPDSPYEEERDGKYHTSSSLPTDDFIYHQERVDSFQYTLDATRSLRQKQGEGPMTYLNKGQFYAVTLNELSANNRLRHPISKVRSVIMVVFSEDKNRDEQLKYWKYWHSRQHTAKQRVLDIADYKESFNTIGNIEEIAYNAISFTWDVNEEAKIFITVNCLSTDFSSQKGVKGLPLMIQIDTYSYNNRSNKPLHRAYSQIKVFCDKGAERKIRDEERKLFRKKSKGKDGSVGVITAPKKSDTTYFKTLSDLEAQPVLFIPDVHFGNLQRAGQVFTFNTEDIEREGGVLVKRMFRPSDDDLCPSPHKQIKEETHKRVLLYVRKETDEVFDALMLKSPTLRGLMDAITEKYGVPTERIAKVYKKSKKGILVNMDDNIIEHYSNEDTFILSIETHADAYKVTLTEI from the exons ATGTCACAGGAGACAGACAA TAAACGTCTGGTGGTGGTGGTCCCCAATGAGAGCTCCTTCCCCTCAGTGCGGCGTGCCTACACCAGTGAGGACGAGGCATGGAGGTCGTACCTGGAGAACCCGCTGACAGCTGCCACCAAAGCCATGATGAGCATCAACGGAGACGAGGACAGTGCCAATGCCCTGGGCCTCCTCTACGACTACTACAAG gTGCCTAAAGAAAAAAGGCTCCTGCCGGTTTCCAAAGTCGTTGAAATTACAGAGGAACAGGAGAAGAG GTCGATGTTGCCCAGCAACCACAACAGCCAAAGCGAGGTAGAGACTGTGGACAATCGGGTTCAAGTCCTCAAATCTGTCCCCGTCAACCTGTCTCTGAACCCGGAGCACCAGGAGACCAAACGGGAGCAGTTCAGCAGCTCAACGGGAACTGTGGCAGGGTCCGGGGCCGTGGTGAAGGCCGAGGTGTACACGTCCGTTTTCACAACGGGACCAGGACTTCACTACAGGGTGGACGGAGAAGAGACAGCGAGGGTGATCCACGAACAGAATCCTTTTGAGGTCACAGCCGTCAGCCACAGCTCATATGTTAAAGAAGACCAGCAGAGCCCACCTGACAGCCCgtatgaggaggagagagatggg AAGTACCACacatcttcctctctgcctACAGATGACTTCATATATCATCAGGAGAGAGT CGACAGCTTCCAGTACACACTTGATGCTACTCGCTCGTTGCGTCAGAAGCAAGGTGAGGGACCGATGACCTACCTAAACAAAGGCCAGTTCTACGCTGTGACACTTAATGAGCTCAGTGCCAACAATCGTCTACGTCACCCTATCAGCAAAGTCCGG AGTGTGATCATGGTGGTGTTCAGTGAGGACAAGAACCGGGACGAGCAGCTTAAATACTGGAAGTACTGGCATTCACGGCAGCACACAGCCAAACAGAGAGTGCTTGACATTG ctgATTACAAGGAGAGCTTCAACACAATTGGCAACATTGAGGAGATCGCCTACAACGCCATCTCCTTCACCTGGGATGTGAATGAAGAGGCCAAG ATTTTCATCACAGTCAACTGTCTGAGCACAGACTTCTCCTCTCAGAAGGGGGTGAAGGGTCTTCCTCTGATGATCCAGATTGACACGTACAGCTACAACAACCGCAGCAACAAGCCGCTGCACAGGGCGTACTCACAGATCAAGGTCTTCTGTGACAAG ggagctgagaggaaaataagggatgaagagagaaaactgTTTCGCAAGAAGTCAAAAG GGAAGGATGGAAGTGTGGGTGTCATTACAGCTCCCAAAAAGTCTGATACCACATATTTCAAGACCTTGAGCGACCTGGAGGCCCAGCCTGTCCTGTTCATCCCTGACGTTCACTTCGGCAACCTGCAGAGGGCGGGACAG GTGTTTACATTCAATACAGAAGATATTGAGAGAGAAGG GGGTGTGCTGGTGAAGAGGATGTTCAGGCCATCAGACGATGATCTCTGCCCATCCCCTCACAAACAGATCAAAGAGGAGACGCACAAGAGAG tgctgctgtatGTGAGAAAGGAGACTGACGAGGTGTTTGACGCCCTGATGCTTAAGTCTCCCACGCTCAGAGGCCTAATGGACGCC ATAACTGAGAAGTACGGCGTGCCCACAGAGAGAATAGCCAAAGTGtacaagaaaagtaaaaaagg GATCTTGGTGAACATGGACGACAACATCATCGAGCATTACTCCAACGAAGACACCTTCATCCTCAGCATCGAGACCCACGCAGACGCTTACAAGGTCACGCTGACGGAGATCTGA
- the grhl2b gene encoding grainyhead-like transcription factor 2b isoform X2, with the protein MLGVVCSMFFHKGLYQYDIRDGGRDTWVLFGRYSCKRLVVVVPNESSFPSVRRAYTSEDEAWRSYLENPLTAATKAMMSINGDEDSANALGLLYDYYKVPKEKRLLPVSKVVEITEEQEKRSMLPSNHNSQSEVETVDNRVQVLKSVPVNLSLNPEHQETKREQFSSSTGTVAGSGAVVKAEVYTSVFTTGPGLHYRVDGEETARVIHEQNPFEVTAVSHSSYVKEDQQSPPDSPYEEERDGKYHTSSSLPTDDFIYHQERVDSFQYTLDATRSLRQKQGEGPMTYLNKGQFYAVTLNELSANNRLRHPISKVRSVIMVVFSEDKNRDEQLKYWKYWHSRQHTAKQRVLDIADYKESFNTIGNIEEIAYNAISFTWDVNEEAKIFITVNCLSTDFSSQKGVKGLPLMIQIDTYSYNNRSNKPLHRAYSQIKVFCDKGAERKIRDEERKLFRKKSKGKDGSVGVITAPKKSDTTYFKTLSDLEAQPVLFIPDVHFGNLQRAGQVFTFNTEDIEREGGVLVKRMFRPSDDDLCPSPHKQIKEETHKRVLLYVRKETDEVFDALMLKSPTLRGLMDAITEKYGVPTERIAKVYKKSKKGILVNMDDNIIEHYSNEDTFILSIETHADAYKVTLTEI; encoded by the exons ATGCTCGGTGTTGTTTGTTCCATGTTTTTCCATAAAGGTTTGTATCAGTATGACATCAGAGATGGGGGACGGGACACATGGGTTTTGTTTGGCAGATATAGCTG TAAACGTCTGGTGGTGGTGGTCCCCAATGAGAGCTCCTTCCCCTCAGTGCGGCGTGCCTACACCAGTGAGGACGAGGCATGGAGGTCGTACCTGGAGAACCCGCTGACAGCTGCCACCAAAGCCATGATGAGCATCAACGGAGACGAGGACAGTGCCAATGCCCTGGGCCTCCTCTACGACTACTACAAG gTGCCTAAAGAAAAAAGGCTCCTGCCGGTTTCCAAAGTCGTTGAAATTACAGAGGAACAGGAGAAGAG GTCGATGTTGCCCAGCAACCACAACAGCCAAAGCGAGGTAGAGACTGTGGACAATCGGGTTCAAGTCCTCAAATCTGTCCCCGTCAACCTGTCTCTGAACCCGGAGCACCAGGAGACCAAACGGGAGCAGTTCAGCAGCTCAACGGGAACTGTGGCAGGGTCCGGGGCCGTGGTGAAGGCCGAGGTGTACACGTCCGTTTTCACAACGGGACCAGGACTTCACTACAGGGTGGACGGAGAAGAGACAGCGAGGGTGATCCACGAACAGAATCCTTTTGAGGTCACAGCCGTCAGCCACAGCTCATATGTTAAAGAAGACCAGCAGAGCCCACCTGACAGCCCgtatgaggaggagagagatggg AAGTACCACacatcttcctctctgcctACAGATGACTTCATATATCATCAGGAGAGAGT CGACAGCTTCCAGTACACACTTGATGCTACTCGCTCGTTGCGTCAGAAGCAAGGTGAGGGACCGATGACCTACCTAAACAAAGGCCAGTTCTACGCTGTGACACTTAATGAGCTCAGTGCCAACAATCGTCTACGTCACCCTATCAGCAAAGTCCGG AGTGTGATCATGGTGGTGTTCAGTGAGGACAAGAACCGGGACGAGCAGCTTAAATACTGGAAGTACTGGCATTCACGGCAGCACACAGCCAAACAGAGAGTGCTTGACATTG ctgATTACAAGGAGAGCTTCAACACAATTGGCAACATTGAGGAGATCGCCTACAACGCCATCTCCTTCACCTGGGATGTGAATGAAGAGGCCAAG ATTTTCATCACAGTCAACTGTCTGAGCACAGACTTCTCCTCTCAGAAGGGGGTGAAGGGTCTTCCTCTGATGATCCAGATTGACACGTACAGCTACAACAACCGCAGCAACAAGCCGCTGCACAGGGCGTACTCACAGATCAAGGTCTTCTGTGACAAG ggagctgagaggaaaataagggatgaagagagaaaactgTTTCGCAAGAAGTCAAAAG GGAAGGATGGAAGTGTGGGTGTCATTACAGCTCCCAAAAAGTCTGATACCACATATTTCAAGACCTTGAGCGACCTGGAGGCCCAGCCTGTCCTGTTCATCCCTGACGTTCACTTCGGCAACCTGCAGAGGGCGGGACAG GTGTTTACATTCAATACAGAAGATATTGAGAGAGAAGG GGGTGTGCTGGTGAAGAGGATGTTCAGGCCATCAGACGATGATCTCTGCCCATCCCCTCACAAACAGATCAAAGAGGAGACGCACAAGAGAG tgctgctgtatGTGAGAAAGGAGACTGACGAGGTGTTTGACGCCCTGATGCTTAAGTCTCCCACGCTCAGAGGCCTAATGGACGCC ATAACTGAGAAGTACGGCGTGCCCACAGAGAGAATAGCCAAAGTGtacaagaaaagtaaaaaagg GATCTTGGTGAACATGGACGACAACATCATCGAGCATTACTCCAACGAAGACACCTTCATCCTCAGCATCGAGACCCACGCAGACGCTTACAAGGTCACGCTGACGGAGATCTGA
- the grhl2b gene encoding grainyhead-like transcription factor 2b isoform X5, which yields MSQETDNNKRLVVVVPNESSFPSVRRAYTSEDEAWRSYLENPLTAATKAMMSINGDEDSANALGLLYDYYKVPKEKRLLPVSKVVEITEEQEKRSMLPSNHNSQSEVETVDNRVQVLKSVPVNLSLNPEHQETKREQFSSSTGTVAGSGAVVKAEVYTSVFTTGPGLHYRVDGEETARVIHEQNPFEVTAVSHSSYVKEDQQSPPDSPYEEERDGQKYHTSSSLPTDDFIYHQERVDSFQYTLDATRSLRQKQGEGPMTYLNKGQFYAVTLNELSANNRLRHPISKVRSVIMVVFSEDKNRDEQLKYWKYWHSRQHTAKQRVLDIADYKESFNTIGNIEEIAYNAISFTWDVNEEAKIFITVNCLSTDFSSQKGVKGLPLMIQIDTYSYNNRSNKPLHRAYSQIKVFCDKGAERKIRDEERKLFRKKSKGLSCMNFQNQRSGKDGSVGVITAPKKSDTTYFKTLSDLEAQPVLFIPDVHFGNLQRAGQVFTFNTEDIEREGGVLVKRMFRPSDDDLCPSPHKQIKEETHKRVLLYVRKETDEVFDALMLKSPTLRGLMDAITEKYGVPTERIAKVYKKSKKGILVNMDDNIIEHYSNEDTFILSIETHADAYKVTLTEI from the exons ATGTCACAGGAGACAGACAA CAA TAAACGTCTGGTGGTGGTGGTCCCCAATGAGAGCTCCTTCCCCTCAGTGCGGCGTGCCTACACCAGTGAGGACGAGGCATGGAGGTCGTACCTGGAGAACCCGCTGACAGCTGCCACCAAAGCCATGATGAGCATCAACGGAGACGAGGACAGTGCCAATGCCCTGGGCCTCCTCTACGACTACTACAAG gTGCCTAAAGAAAAAAGGCTCCTGCCGGTTTCCAAAGTCGTTGAAATTACAGAGGAACAGGAGAAGAG GTCGATGTTGCCCAGCAACCACAACAGCCAAAGCGAGGTAGAGACTGTGGACAATCGGGTTCAAGTCCTCAAATCTGTCCCCGTCAACCTGTCTCTGAACCCGGAGCACCAGGAGACCAAACGGGAGCAGTTCAGCAGCTCAACGGGAACTGTGGCAGGGTCCGGGGCCGTGGTGAAGGCCGAGGTGTACACGTCCGTTTTCACAACGGGACCAGGACTTCACTACAGGGTGGACGGAGAAGAGACAGCGAGGGTGATCCACGAACAGAATCCTTTTGAGGTCACAGCCGTCAGCCACAGCTCATATGTTAAAGAAGACCAGCAGAGCCCACCTGACAGCCCgtatgaggaggagagagatggg CAGAAGTACCACacatcttcctctctgcctACAGATGACTTCATATATCATCAGGAGAGAGT CGACAGCTTCCAGTACACACTTGATGCTACTCGCTCGTTGCGTCAGAAGCAAGGTGAGGGACCGATGACCTACCTAAACAAAGGCCAGTTCTACGCTGTGACACTTAATGAGCTCAGTGCCAACAATCGTCTACGTCACCCTATCAGCAAAGTCCGG AGTGTGATCATGGTGGTGTTCAGTGAGGACAAGAACCGGGACGAGCAGCTTAAATACTGGAAGTACTGGCATTCACGGCAGCACACAGCCAAACAGAGAGTGCTTGACATTG ctgATTACAAGGAGAGCTTCAACACAATTGGCAACATTGAGGAGATCGCCTACAACGCCATCTCCTTCACCTGGGATGTGAATGAAGAGGCCAAG ATTTTCATCACAGTCAACTGTCTGAGCACAGACTTCTCCTCTCAGAAGGGGGTGAAGGGTCTTCCTCTGATGATCCAGATTGACACGTACAGCTACAACAACCGCAGCAACAAGCCGCTGCACAGGGCGTACTCACAGATCAAGGTCTTCTGTGACAAG ggagctgagaggaaaataagggatgaagagagaaaactgTTTCGCAAGAAGTCAAAAGGTTTGAGTTGCATGAATTTTCAAAATCAGAGGTCTG GGAAGGATGGAAGTGTGGGTGTCATTACAGCTCCCAAAAAGTCTGATACCACATATTTCAAGACCTTGAGCGACCTGGAGGCCCAGCCTGTCCTGTTCATCCCTGACGTTCACTTCGGCAACCTGCAGAGGGCGGGACAG GTGTTTACATTCAATACAGAAGATATTGAGAGAGAAGG GGGTGTGCTGGTGAAGAGGATGTTCAGGCCATCAGACGATGATCTCTGCCCATCCCCTCACAAACAGATCAAAGAGGAGACGCACAAGAGAG tgctgctgtatGTGAGAAAGGAGACTGACGAGGTGTTTGACGCCCTGATGCTTAAGTCTCCCACGCTCAGAGGCCTAATGGACGCC ATAACTGAGAAGTACGGCGTGCCCACAGAGAGAATAGCCAAAGTGtacaagaaaagtaaaaaagg GATCTTGGTGAACATGGACGACAACATCATCGAGCATTACTCCAACGAAGACACCTTCATCCTCAGCATCGAGACCCACGCAGACGCTTACAAGGTCACGCTGACGGAGATCTGA
- the grhl2b gene encoding grainyhead-like transcription factor 2b isoform X6, giving the protein MSQETDNNKRLVVVVPNESSFPSVRRAYTSEDEAWRSYLENPLTAATKAMMSINGDEDSANALGLLYDYYKVPKEKRLLPVSKVVEITEEQEKRSMLPSNHNSQSEVETVDNRVQVLKSVPVNLSLNPEHQETKREQFSSSTGTVAGSGAVVKAEVYTSVFTTGPGLHYRVDGEETARVIHEQNPFEVTAVSHSSYVKEDQQSPPDSPYEEERDGSPEKYHTSSSLPTDDFIYHQERVDSFQYTLDATRSLRQKQGEGPMTYLNKGQFYAVTLNELSANNRLRHPISKVRSVIMVVFSEDKNRDEQLKYWKYWHSRQHTAKQRVLDIADYKESFNTIGNIEEIAYNAISFTWDVNEEAKIFITVNCLSTDFSSQKGVKGLPLMIQIDTYSYNNRSNKPLHRAYSQIKVFCDKGAERKIRDEERKLFRKKSKGLSCMNFQNQRSGKDGSVGVITAPKKSDTTYFKTLSDLEAQPVLFIPDVHFGNLQRAGQVFTFNTEDIEREGGVLVKRMFRPSDDDLCPSPHKQIKEETHKRVLLYVRKETDEVFDALMLKSPTLRGLMDAITEKYGVPTERIAKVYKKSKKGILVNMDDNIIEHYSNEDTFILSIETHADAYKVTLTEI; this is encoded by the exons ATGTCACAGGAGACAGACAA CAA TAAACGTCTGGTGGTGGTGGTCCCCAATGAGAGCTCCTTCCCCTCAGTGCGGCGTGCCTACACCAGTGAGGACGAGGCATGGAGGTCGTACCTGGAGAACCCGCTGACAGCTGCCACCAAAGCCATGATGAGCATCAACGGAGACGAGGACAGTGCCAATGCCCTGGGCCTCCTCTACGACTACTACAAG gTGCCTAAAGAAAAAAGGCTCCTGCCGGTTTCCAAAGTCGTTGAAATTACAGAGGAACAGGAGAAGAG GTCGATGTTGCCCAGCAACCACAACAGCCAAAGCGAGGTAGAGACTGTGGACAATCGGGTTCAAGTCCTCAAATCTGTCCCCGTCAACCTGTCTCTGAACCCGGAGCACCAGGAGACCAAACGGGAGCAGTTCAGCAGCTCAACGGGAACTGTGGCAGGGTCCGGGGCCGTGGTGAAGGCCGAGGTGTACACGTCCGTTTTCACAACGGGACCAGGACTTCACTACAGGGTGGACGGAGAAGAGACAGCGAGGGTGATCCACGAACAGAATCCTTTTGAGGTCACAGCCGTCAGCCACAGCTCATATGTTAAAGAAGACCAGCAGAGCCCACCTGACAGCCCgtatgaggaggagagagatggg AGTCCAGAG AAGTACCACacatcttcctctctgcctACAGATGACTTCATATATCATCAGGAGAGAGT CGACAGCTTCCAGTACACACTTGATGCTACTCGCTCGTTGCGTCAGAAGCAAGGTGAGGGACCGATGACCTACCTAAACAAAGGCCAGTTCTACGCTGTGACACTTAATGAGCTCAGTGCCAACAATCGTCTACGTCACCCTATCAGCAAAGTCCGG AGTGTGATCATGGTGGTGTTCAGTGAGGACAAGAACCGGGACGAGCAGCTTAAATACTGGAAGTACTGGCATTCACGGCAGCACACAGCCAAACAGAGAGTGCTTGACATTG ctgATTACAAGGAGAGCTTCAACACAATTGGCAACATTGAGGAGATCGCCTACAACGCCATCTCCTTCACCTGGGATGTGAATGAAGAGGCCAAG ATTTTCATCACAGTCAACTGTCTGAGCACAGACTTCTCCTCTCAGAAGGGGGTGAAGGGTCTTCCTCTGATGATCCAGATTGACACGTACAGCTACAACAACCGCAGCAACAAGCCGCTGCACAGGGCGTACTCACAGATCAAGGTCTTCTGTGACAAG ggagctgagaggaaaataagggatgaagagagaaaactgTTTCGCAAGAAGTCAAAAGGTTTGAGTTGCATGAATTTTCAAAATCAGAGGTCTG GGAAGGATGGAAGTGTGGGTGTCATTACAGCTCCCAAAAAGTCTGATACCACATATTTCAAGACCTTGAGCGACCTGGAGGCCCAGCCTGTCCTGTTCATCCCTGACGTTCACTTCGGCAACCTGCAGAGGGCGGGACAG GTGTTTACATTCAATACAGAAGATATTGAGAGAGAAGG GGGTGTGCTGGTGAAGAGGATGTTCAGGCCATCAGACGATGATCTCTGCCCATCCCCTCACAAACAGATCAAAGAGGAGACGCACAAGAGAG tgctgctgtatGTGAGAAAGGAGACTGACGAGGTGTTTGACGCCCTGATGCTTAAGTCTCCCACGCTCAGAGGCCTAATGGACGCC ATAACTGAGAAGTACGGCGTGCCCACAGAGAGAATAGCCAAAGTGtacaagaaaagtaaaaaagg GATCTTGGTGAACATGGACGACAACATCATCGAGCATTACTCCAACGAAGACACCTTCATCCTCAGCATCGAGACCCACGCAGACGCTTACAAGGTCACGCTGACGGAGATCTGA
- the grhl2b gene encoding grainyhead-like transcription factor 2b isoform X3 — protein sequence MSQETDNKRLVVVVPNESSFPSVRRAYTSEDEAWRSYLENPLTAATKAMMSINGDEDSANALGLLYDYYKVPKEKRLLPVSKVVEITEEQEKRSMLPSNHNSQSEVETVDNRVQVLKSVPVNLSLNPEHQETKREQFSSSTGTVAGSGAVVKAEVYTSVFTTGPGLHYRVDGEETARVIHEQNPFEVTAVSHSSYVKEDQQSPPDSPYEEERDGQKYHTSSSLPTDDFIYHQERVDSFQYTLDATRSLRQKQGEGPMTYLNKGQFYAVTLNELSANNRLRHPISKVRSVIMVVFSEDKNRDEQLKYWKYWHSRQHTAKQRVLDIADYKESFNTIGNIEEIAYNAISFTWDVNEEAKIFITVNCLSTDFSSQKGVKGLPLMIQIDTYSYNNRSNKPLHRAYSQIKVFCDKGAERKIRDEERKLFRKKSKGLSCMNFQNQRSGKDGSVGVITAPKKSDTTYFKTLSDLEAQPVLFIPDVHFGNLQRAGQVFTFNTEDIEREGGVLVKRMFRPSDDDLCPSPHKQIKEETHKRVLLYVRKETDEVFDALMLKSPTLRGLMDAITEKYGVPTERIAKVYKKSKKGILVNMDDNIIEHYSNEDTFILSIETHADAYKVTLTEI from the exons ATGTCACAGGAGACAGACAA TAAACGTCTGGTGGTGGTGGTCCCCAATGAGAGCTCCTTCCCCTCAGTGCGGCGTGCCTACACCAGTGAGGACGAGGCATGGAGGTCGTACCTGGAGAACCCGCTGACAGCTGCCACCAAAGCCATGATGAGCATCAACGGAGACGAGGACAGTGCCAATGCCCTGGGCCTCCTCTACGACTACTACAAG gTGCCTAAAGAAAAAAGGCTCCTGCCGGTTTCCAAAGTCGTTGAAATTACAGAGGAACAGGAGAAGAG GTCGATGTTGCCCAGCAACCACAACAGCCAAAGCGAGGTAGAGACTGTGGACAATCGGGTTCAAGTCCTCAAATCTGTCCCCGTCAACCTGTCTCTGAACCCGGAGCACCAGGAGACCAAACGGGAGCAGTTCAGCAGCTCAACGGGAACTGTGGCAGGGTCCGGGGCCGTGGTGAAGGCCGAGGTGTACACGTCCGTTTTCACAACGGGACCAGGACTTCACTACAGGGTGGACGGAGAAGAGACAGCGAGGGTGATCCACGAACAGAATCCTTTTGAGGTCACAGCCGTCAGCCACAGCTCATATGTTAAAGAAGACCAGCAGAGCCCACCTGACAGCCCgtatgaggaggagagagatggg CAGAAGTACCACacatcttcctctctgcctACAGATGACTTCATATATCATCAGGAGAGAGT CGACAGCTTCCAGTACACACTTGATGCTACTCGCTCGTTGCGTCAGAAGCAAGGTGAGGGACCGATGACCTACCTAAACAAAGGCCAGTTCTACGCTGTGACACTTAATGAGCTCAGTGCCAACAATCGTCTACGTCACCCTATCAGCAAAGTCCGG AGTGTGATCATGGTGGTGTTCAGTGAGGACAAGAACCGGGACGAGCAGCTTAAATACTGGAAGTACTGGCATTCACGGCAGCACACAGCCAAACAGAGAGTGCTTGACATTG ctgATTACAAGGAGAGCTTCAACACAATTGGCAACATTGAGGAGATCGCCTACAACGCCATCTCCTTCACCTGGGATGTGAATGAAGAGGCCAAG ATTTTCATCACAGTCAACTGTCTGAGCACAGACTTCTCCTCTCAGAAGGGGGTGAAGGGTCTTCCTCTGATGATCCAGATTGACACGTACAGCTACAACAACCGCAGCAACAAGCCGCTGCACAGGGCGTACTCACAGATCAAGGTCTTCTGTGACAAG ggagctgagaggaaaataagggatgaagagagaaaactgTTTCGCAAGAAGTCAAAAGGTTTGAGTTGCATGAATTTTCAAAATCAGAGGTCTG GGAAGGATGGAAGTGTGGGTGTCATTACAGCTCCCAAAAAGTCTGATACCACATATTTCAAGACCTTGAGCGACCTGGAGGCCCAGCCTGTCCTGTTCATCCCTGACGTTCACTTCGGCAACCTGCAGAGGGCGGGACAG GTGTTTACATTCAATACAGAAGATATTGAGAGAGAAGG GGGTGTGCTGGTGAAGAGGATGTTCAGGCCATCAGACGATGATCTCTGCCCATCCCCTCACAAACAGATCAAAGAGGAGACGCACAAGAGAG tgctgctgtatGTGAGAAAGGAGACTGACGAGGTGTTTGACGCCCTGATGCTTAAGTCTCCCACGCTCAGAGGCCTAATGGACGCC ATAACTGAGAAGTACGGCGTGCCCACAGAGAGAATAGCCAAAGTGtacaagaaaagtaaaaaagg GATCTTGGTGAACATGGACGACAACATCATCGAGCATTACTCCAACGAAGACACCTTCATCCTCAGCATCGAGACCCACGCAGACGCTTACAAGGTCACGCTGACGGAGATCTGA